One Synechococcus sp. JA-2-3B'a(2-13) genomic window carries:
- a CDS encoding CsgG/HfaB family protein: MRNLSSVLLFGIPLVSLGWTGIPVVAQSANPALCQQFPQDIRCTLSAPRQVGQAPQPTSRPRIAVLDFDFSSLSNPYSFREASRGVSDLLVDRLVRDGTFSVIERSRLDAILAEQNLGLSGRLDANTAAQVGRILGVDAVILGSVTQFDVSVRRSGGGAPVLTPFGSFPLAVGAESVDADANVQLNARLVSTSTAEILAVVEGKGNASQSDSTVTVAGFGGGSATSNEEKLLVLASQQAVEQIAQQLAGFAGRLAAQPRSLPTVDALVADVYGNQVILNKGSRDGYRVGLILSVERVVREVKDPATGTVLRKLTEPAGQVQLTEVDDSSSVGRILSGAGFKVGDVAKPVQ; encoded by the coding sequence ATGCGCAACCTCTCTTCCGTTTTGCTGTTCGGGATCCCTTTGGTAAGCCTAGGCTGGACAGGGATCCCGGTGGTGGCCCAATCCGCCAATCCAGCCCTCTGCCAGCAATTTCCCCAAGACATTCGCTGCACCCTCTCTGCCCCCAGACAGGTGGGACAAGCGCCGCAACCCACATCCCGTCCTCGGATTGCAGTCTTGGACTTTGATTTCAGCAGCCTCAGCAATCCCTACAGCTTCCGCGAGGCTTCTCGGGGGGTGAGCGACCTGTTGGTGGATCGGCTGGTGAGAGATGGCACCTTTTCCGTCATCGAGCGCTCGCGGCTGGACGCGATCTTGGCCGAGCAGAACCTGGGTCTATCCGGTCGACTGGATGCCAACACCGCTGCTCAGGTAGGCCGGATCCTAGGGGTCGATGCGGTGATCCTCGGCAGTGTGACCCAGTTTGATGTGTCTGTGCGCCGTTCTGGGGGTGGGGCACCGGTCTTAACTCCCTTCGGCAGCTTCCCGCTGGCGGTGGGCGCTGAGTCAGTGGATGCCGATGCCAACGTGCAGCTGAATGCCCGCTTGGTGAGCACCAGTACTGCCGAGATCTTGGCCGTGGTCGAGGGCAAAGGCAACGCCAGCCAGTCGGATAGCACGGTCACGGTTGCCGGCTTTGGCGGGGGATCCGCCACCAGCAACGAAGAGAAGCTGTTGGTATTGGCAAGCCAACAAGCGGTGGAGCAAATTGCCCAGCAGTTGGCCGGTTTTGCCGGGCGCTTGGCAGCTCAGCCTCGCTCTCTGCCAACGGTTGACGCCTTGGTGGCGGATGTCTACGGCAACCAGGTGATCCTGAACAAGGGCAGCCGCGATGGCTATCGGGTGGGATTGATTCTTTCTGTGGAGCGCGTCGTCCGCGAGGTGAAGGATCCGGCCACGGGGACAGTCTTGCGCAAATTGACTGAGCCAGCCGGACAGGTCCAACTGACGGAGGTGGATGACAGCTCCAGTGTGGGACGCATTCTCAGCGGGGCAGGCTTCAAGGTTGGGGATGTAGCCAAGCCTGTCCAATGA